A region of Pleionea litopenaei DNA encodes the following proteins:
- a CDS encoding CheR family methyltransferase has protein sequence MAAFEQLPEMNSEEFYRWQQLLEQRTGVWLSENRKSFLVTNLAQRMRERGFDRYQDYFDSLDSGVGSALEWANLIDLLTVHETRFFRDQASMDLVRNHVEKLISKATAVESGEPVNAQVWSVGCSTGEEVYSLAMVLSEVNTSALDKQGRNFYFGLTGVDISFPALAQAREGIYHQRKLLSVPAIMLEEYFDSLADGYYQVKNQLRHRTCFVQANVQELESAPKQLYDVIYCQNVLIYFQNARREEIVKQFVNRLAPGGLLILGPGELNNLSHPLIEKVSTKHCQAYLRAGG, from the coding sequence ATGGCTGCCTTCGAACAATTGCCAGAGATGAACTCAGAAGAGTTCTATCGCTGGCAACAATTGTTAGAACAAAGAACCGGTGTGTGGTTATCAGAAAACAGAAAGTCGTTTTTGGTGACTAACCTAGCACAACGGATGCGCGAACGCGGCTTTGATCGTTATCAAGATTATTTTGACAGTCTCGACTCAGGCGTCGGATCGGCACTTGAATGGGCTAACTTAATTGATTTACTCACGGTTCACGAAACACGGTTTTTCCGTGACCAAGCTTCAATGGATTTGGTCAGAAATCATGTTGAAAAACTGATTTCTAAAGCGACTGCGGTCGAAAGTGGCGAGCCGGTGAATGCACAGGTGTGGAGCGTCGGCTGCTCGACCGGTGAAGAAGTTTACAGTCTAGCGATGGTATTAAGTGAAGTGAATACGTCTGCGTTAGACAAGCAAGGACGAAATTTTTACTTCGGTCTGACTGGCGTTGACATTAGTTTTCCTGCTTTGGCTCAAGCCCGAGAAGGCATCTATCATCAACGGAAGCTATTGAGCGTACCAGCAATCATGCTTGAAGAGTACTTCGATAGTTTGGCCGATGGTTATTATCAAGTGAAGAATCAATTAAGACACAGAACATGTTTTGTGCAAGCGAACGTTCAAGAGTTAGAGTCCGCACCAAAGCAGCTGTATGACGTTATTTACTGTCAGAATGTACTTATTTACTTCCAAAATGCACGACGTGAAGAAATCGTTAAGCAGTTTGTGAATCGACTTGCACCAGGTGGGTTACTTATTTTGGGGCCGGGTGAATTAAATAATTTATCACACCCGCTAATTGAAAAAGTTTCCACCAAACACTGCCAAGCTTATTTACGCGCTGGCGGTTAA
- a CDS encoding methyl-accepting chemotaxis protein has product MNAPVKDKNQEGGSSTRLVIWLLGLFLILTIVNLYQGYRTGNNVQSWSEKAEDLRVFSQQVAKNASEASSGNVDAFVQLKSAVDQFDFLIRQLESEQGDNPLTKIAATPSYISNQEFQTLKNTWDQVNADADKILSSEETVTTLYDIQSELSATVPQMQFLYNTVNDILLDSGASGEQTFYATRQLLFAERIIRSFQKVLQGGEDAAIAAENFGQDVETFGSVLDGMLNGDAMLGINRVNNAEARAALDEISILFQGVKDRVEYVIRNTDALFTVQQASARIFDRSNKLLEQSKTLADAYRLHGDRLDITSGHYWFSIGGGALVLIFLLLLGLQIRRADKVQEQQVRGQADREREQNERNQQAIIRLLDEMEGLADGDLTANATVTEDFTGAIADAMNYTIDQLRSLVSTINESVSRLSGATEETQGISNELAQASKNQAQEITGASAAINEMAVSIEQVSANAAESTQVAEKSVDIAKKGSEVVRNTIRGMDTIREQIQETSKRIKRLGESSQEIGDIVSLINDISEQTNILALNAAIQASMAGEAGRGFAVVADEVQRLAERSGNATKQIEALVKTIQTDTNEAVISMEASTSEVVRGARLAQDAGVALEEIERVSSSLAELIQNISNAARQQAASAGHVSNTMNVIQEITNQTLQGTLNTASSIGKLAELADELSGSVAGFKLPNY; this is encoded by the coding sequence ATGAATGCACCAGTAAAAGACAAAAATCAAGAAGGTGGGAGTTCCACCCGGTTAGTCATTTGGCTTCTCGGGTTGTTCCTGATTTTAACCATTGTGAACCTGTATCAGGGTTACCGTACTGGCAATAACGTGCAAAGCTGGTCGGAAAAAGCTGAGGATCTGCGGGTATTCTCGCAGCAGGTTGCAAAAAATGCTTCGGAGGCATCGAGTGGTAACGTCGACGCGTTCGTTCAGCTGAAGTCTGCGGTTGACCAGTTCGACTTTCTAATTCGACAATTAGAGAGTGAACAAGGTGATAACCCACTGACAAAAATTGCTGCGACTCCGAGCTACATTTCAAATCAAGAATTCCAAACGCTGAAAAATACTTGGGATCAAGTGAATGCAGATGCCGATAAAATTCTTTCGTCAGAAGAAACGGTAACAACCCTCTATGACATTCAGTCAGAGTTGTCTGCAACGGTTCCGCAAATGCAGTTCTTGTACAATACCGTAAACGATATATTGCTAGATTCTGGTGCATCTGGCGAACAAACGTTTTATGCAACTCGACAGCTTCTCTTCGCAGAACGGATTATTCGAAGCTTCCAAAAAGTTTTACAAGGCGGTGAAGATGCGGCAATCGCAGCAGAGAACTTCGGTCAAGACGTTGAAACCTTTGGTAGCGTATTAGACGGAATGTTAAATGGTGATGCCATGCTCGGCATCAATCGAGTGAACAACGCTGAAGCTCGAGCCGCGCTCGACGAAATTTCGATTTTGTTCCAAGGCGTAAAAGACCGAGTTGAATATGTAATTAGAAACACGGACGCGTTATTTACTGTACAACAAGCGTCGGCTCGAATATTTGACCGCTCGAATAAACTGCTTGAGCAATCTAAAACATTGGCTGACGCCTATCGTCTACACGGCGACCGATTGGATATCACCAGTGGTCATTATTGGTTCTCTATTGGTGGCGGTGCGTTAGTCCTTATCTTCTTATTATTGTTAGGTTTGCAAATTCGTCGCGCGGATAAAGTGCAAGAACAGCAAGTTCGTGGACAGGCCGACAGAGAAAGAGAACAAAATGAAAGAAACCAGCAAGCTATCATTCGACTTCTGGATGAAATGGAAGGTCTGGCAGATGGTGACTTAACAGCCAACGCAACGGTAACCGAAGACTTCACGGGTGCGATAGCGGATGCGATGAACTATACCATTGACCAACTGCGTTCATTGGTATCGACCATCAACGAATCGGTTTCGCGACTATCGGGTGCGACGGAAGAAACGCAAGGCATTTCGAACGAATTGGCACAAGCGTCGAAAAACCAGGCACAAGAAATTACTGGAGCTTCTGCGGCAATCAACGAAATGGCAGTGTCGATTGAACAGGTATCTGCCAACGCCGCTGAATCTACCCAGGTTGCGGAAAAGTCGGTTGATATCGCTAAGAAAGGTTCCGAAGTTGTACGTAATACGATTCGCGGGATGGACACGATTCGTGAGCAAATACAAGAAACATCAAAGCGGATTAAACGTCTGGGTGAATCATCGCAAGAAATCGGCGACATCGTATCTCTGATCAACGACATCTCTGAACAAACAAACATTCTGGCACTTAACGCGGCAATCCAGGCATCGATGGCTGGTGAAGCGGGTCGTGGTTTCGCGGTTGTTGCGGACGAGGTACAGCGACTGGCAGAACGTTCTGGTAACGCGACCAAGCAGATTGAAGCACTGGTTAAAACGATCCAGACCGATACTAACGAAGCGGTAATCTCGATGGAAGCGTCTACCTCTGAGGTGGTGCGCGGAGCTCGCTTAGCACAAGACGCGGGTGTTGCTCTGGAAGAAATCGAGCGAGTATCGTCTAGTTTGGCGGAATTAATCCAAAACATATCCAACGCAGCACGCCAACAAGCGGCATCTGCGGGCCATGTATCGAATACGATGAACGTCATCCAGGAAATCACGAATCAGACGTTGCAAGGTACATTAAACACAGCAAGCAGCATCGGTAAGCTGGCTGAACTGGCTGACGAATTAAGTGGTTCTGTTGCTGGTTTCAAGCTACCGAACTATTAA
- a CDS encoding chemotaxis protein CheW gives MVEATHNLAFEILADIEQRSYGGASAVPRSEQSGRFWTGVGFRLNESRYVAPLKEVAEILRMPQFTKVPGARSWVKGVANIRGTLLPIMDLHGYLGRKVPSSMRQQRVLVINHNGINSGIVVDEVLGLQHFEDSERIANVDDDDAILPYLSGRFERGDDEWRVFSPYALAEHPDFMKVAL, from the coding sequence ATGGTTGAAGCTACACACAATCTCGCGTTTGAAATTCTTGCTGATATCGAACAGCGCAGTTATGGCGGCGCTTCAGCTGTTCCGCGTTCAGAACAATCGGGTCGATTCTGGACGGGCGTGGGCTTTCGACTCAACGAAAGCCGTTACGTTGCACCACTCAAAGAAGTGGCAGAAATTCTTCGTATGCCTCAATTCACGAAAGTCCCTGGCGCACGTTCGTGGGTCAAAGGGGTAGCAAATATTCGGGGTACTTTGCTTCCTATCATGGATCTGCATGGCTATTTGGGCCGCAAGGTACCATCGTCAATGCGACAACAACGAGTGTTGGTGATTAACCACAATGGTATCAACTCCGGGATTGTTGTCGATGAAGTCTTAGGCTTACAGCATTTTGAGGATAGTGAGCGAATTGCTAATGTCGATGATGACGACGCAATCTTGCCGTATTTGTCGGGACGCTTCGAACGAGGTGACGACGAATGGCGCGTATTCAGTCCTTATGCGCTGGCCGAGCACCCGGATTTTATGAAGGTGGCGCTGTAA
- the pilH gene encoding twitching motility response regulator PilH, giving the protein MARVLIVDDSPTETHVLSSILDKHGHEVLTAENGEAGIEVAKAEKPDLVLMDVVMPGLNGFQATRHLKKDPETSNIPVIIVTTKDQETDKIWGMRQGAKDYLTKPVQESNLMKVINSVLEG; this is encoded by the coding sequence ATGGCTCGCGTATTAATCGTAGACGACTCGCCTACAGAAACGCATGTTCTCAGTAGTATTTTAGATAAGCACGGTCACGAGGTATTGACCGCTGAAAATGGCGAGGCTGGTATCGAAGTCGCGAAAGCAGAGAAACCCGACTTAGTCTTAATGGACGTGGTGATGCCTGGTCTCAATGGCTTTCAAGCGACACGCCATCTTAAGAAGGATCCAGAAACCTCTAACATTCCAGTCATCATTGTTACGACAAAAGATCAAGAAACTGACAAGATTTGGGGTATGCGTCAAGGCGCAAAAGATTACCTAACGAAGCCGGTTCAAGAAAGTAATTTGATGAAAGTAATCAACTCAGTACTAGAGGGTTAG
- the pilG gene encoding twitching motility response regulator PilG → MDNSFEGLKAMVIDDSKTIRRTAETLLKKVGCEVVTATDGFDALAKIADHKPDIIFVDIMMPRLDGYQTCALIKNNKAFQSTPVIMLSSKDGLFDKAKGRIVGSDQYLTKPFSRDELLNAIRSHVSGAKQSA, encoded by the coding sequence ATGGATAATTCCTTCGAAGGCTTAAAAGCAATGGTGATCGACGACAGTAAAACGATCCGTCGCACCGCAGAAACATTACTTAAAAAAGTAGGTTGCGAAGTGGTCACCGCAACAGATGGTTTTGATGCTTTAGCAAAAATTGCGGACCATAAGCCTGATATTATCTTTGTCGATATTATGATGCCGCGTCTCGACGGCTACCAAACCTGTGCTTTAATTAAGAACAACAAAGCTTTTCAATCAACGCCTGTGATTATGTTATCGAGTAAAGACGGGCTATTTGATAAGGCGAAAGGTAGAATAGTCGGGTCAGACCAATATTTGACAAAACCGTTTAGTCGAGATGAGTTGCTCAATGCAATTCGCTCACATGTTAGTGGTGCTAAGCAATCTGCTTAG
- the gshB gene encoding glutathione synthase, with product MPNTVGVVMDPISAINIKKDSTFAMLLEAKARKHSLFYIEMQNLMLRDGKPFALCQPLEVFDDAERWFELGEAEEIDLADLDVILMRKDPPFNMDFVYATYVLERAEIDGCLVVNRPASLRDCNEKLFTAWFPEVCPTTLVASQSKAIKDFVNQHQDVILKPLDGMGGASIFRVKADDPNTNVIIETLTGHGQHLAMAQKFIPQISEGDKRVLVVGGEPIPYTLARIPAKGETRGNLAAGGSGVAMPITEKEREIATMLGPELMRRGLYFVGLDIIGGHLTEINVTSPTCIREIDAAYQTNIAGKLWDTLETTLAER from the coding sequence ATGCCTAATACCGTTGGCGTTGTCATGGATCCCATTTCTGCGATCAATATAAAGAAAGATAGCACTTTTGCCATGCTTCTGGAGGCAAAAGCCCGTAAACATTCACTTTTTTATATCGAAATGCAAAATTTAATGCTTCGAGACGGTAAACCTTTTGCACTATGTCAGCCGTTAGAGGTTTTTGACGATGCAGAGCGATGGTTTGAACTTGGTGAAGCCGAAGAAATTGACTTAGCCGACTTAGACGTAATACTGATGCGTAAAGATCCGCCATTCAATATGGACTTTGTCTATGCGACCTATGTTTTAGAACGAGCCGAAATAGATGGTTGCTTGGTGGTGAACCGACCCGCTAGTTTACGCGACTGTAACGAAAAACTATTTACCGCATGGTTTCCAGAAGTCTGCCCAACGACCTTGGTTGCGAGCCAGTCGAAAGCCATAAAAGACTTCGTAAATCAGCACCAAGATGTCATTTTAAAACCGCTTGATGGAATGGGCGGGGCGTCGATTTTTCGCGTAAAAGCCGATGATCCAAACACCAATGTAATCATCGAAACGCTGACTGGGCATGGTCAACATTTAGCGATGGCGCAAAAGTTTATCCCACAAATCAGTGAAGGCGATAAACGTGTGCTGGTTGTCGGGGGAGAGCCGATTCCCTATACCTTGGCTCGAATTCCGGCAAAAGGTGAAACTCGTGGTAATCTCGCTGCTGGCGGCAGCGGGGTTGCGATGCCAATCACTGAAAAAGAGCGCGAAATCGCTACAATGCTTGGGCCAGAATTAATGCGTCGCGGTTTATATTTTGTTGGATTAGACATCATTGGTGGGCATTTAACAGAAATTAATGTAACCAGCCCGACCTGTATTCGAGAAATTGATGCGGCTTATCAAACCAATATTGCAGGTAAGCTTTGGGATACACTAGAAACGACATTGGCCGAACGGTAA
- a CDS encoding energy transducer TonB yields the protein MIENGLIKQQGPEIRESDRLTFATVIAVAFHAMLFLGIVFSLPDEKSQPASPVMQVVLAQYHAVEKPEKADFIGQDNQEGGGQEELLQSPTTTELAKMPDPTKQASISAAQSSIQEQQQPTPEVLTGVADNKVFLETQVDAPEQSEQPLLDTATLIQKSYELSGLNAQLDQQHQLASKNVRKRQVSAAIHRSSDALYLDTWRRKIEEVGNQNYPQLAKQKKIYGELILKVAVNADGTIRDITVMNSSGHQVLDQAAIQIVRQAAPFAPFDESIRKDTDVLEIVRLWQFQPGDVVSTR from the coding sequence ATGATAGAAAACGGTTTAATCAAACAGCAAGGACCAGAAATTCGCGAGTCAGACCGGCTGACTTTTGCTACCGTCATTGCTGTCGCCTTTCATGCCATGTTATTTCTCGGCATTGTCTTTAGCCTGCCCGATGAAAAAAGCCAACCAGCGTCTCCGGTGATGCAAGTCGTGTTGGCGCAGTACCATGCCGTTGAAAAACCAGAAAAAGCCGATTTTATTGGCCAAGATAATCAAGAGGGTGGTGGGCAAGAGGAGTTATTACAAAGCCCTACAACAACGGAGTTGGCCAAAATGCCAGATCCAACCAAACAAGCGTCTATTTCAGCGGCCCAATCAAGCATTCAAGAACAGCAGCAACCGACCCCAGAGGTTCTGACGGGTGTCGCCGACAATAAAGTCTTTTTAGAGACGCAAGTCGATGCCCCAGAACAATCGGAACAACCGTTACTCGACACCGCCACCTTAATTCAAAAAAGCTATGAGCTATCGGGCTTAAATGCTCAGCTCGACCAACAACATCAGCTGGCGTCGAAAAATGTACGAAAAAGACAAGTATCAGCCGCCATTCATCGCTCGAGCGACGCTCTGTATCTTGATACTTGGCGTCGAAAAATCGAAGAGGTCGGTAACCAAAATTACCCACAATTGGCCAAGCAAAAGAAGATCTACGGTGAGTTGATCCTAAAAGTTGCTGTGAACGCCGACGGAACCATTCGAGATATTACAGTGATGAATAGTTCTGGCCATCAAGTGTTAGACCAAGCGGCCATTCAAATTGTTCGACAAGCCGCGCCATTTGCACCGTTTGATGAATCCATTCGAAAAGATACGGACGTTTTGGAGATTGTTCGTTTATGGCAGTTTCAACCTGGGGATGTGGTCTCAACGCGCTAA